The following coding sequences lie in one Sedimentibacter sp. MB35-C1 genomic window:
- a CDS encoding ketopantoate reductase family protein, whose protein sequence is MNILVYGAGVIGSIFAGKLALAGNNVSVLARGKRLEEIKNDGVILVNPKTKKNEKASVKVIDMLLPDDKYDYIIVAMQRTQVDHILPALSQNCSKNIVFVVNTAGGYDRWVYAIGENRLMIGFPSAGGERKDGKVYYFVGKGIQRTFQTTTFGEYSGEKTERVKILIKLFNQAKIPSVFCNDMDAWQRTHVAIVSNIANALYSFNCDNFKLGHSYKGVKDMVLGIKEGQKVLKNSGIKVTPQKLWWIELPTPILTFLFAIFMRTTLAETTMAKHCIVAKSEMIYLQEEFDELIRKSGVETPIIDKLKKNLYMKNEHS, encoded by the coding sequence ATGAATATATTAGTTTACGGAGCGGGCGTTATTGGTAGTATATTTGCAGGAAAACTTGCTCTTGCAGGAAATAATGTTAGTGTTTTAGCACGAGGAAAAAGACTTGAGGAGATAAAAAATGATGGAGTTATCCTCGTCAATCCAAAAACGAAAAAAAATGAAAAGGCAAGTGTTAAAGTTATTGATATGCTACTTCCAGATGATAAGTACGATTATATTATTGTTGCAATGCAACGGACACAAGTTGATCATATTCTTCCTGCCTTATCTCAAAACTGCTCAAAGAATATCGTATTTGTTGTTAATACAGCAGGTGGATATGACAGATGGGTGTACGCTATTGGAGAGAACCGACTTATGATAGGTTTTCCTTCTGCTGGCGGAGAACGCAAAGATGGAAAGGTATATTACTTTGTTGGTAAAGGGATACAAAGGACGTTTCAAACAACAACCTTTGGAGAGTATAGCGGCGAAAAAACAGAACGTGTCAAAATATTAATAAAGCTATTTAATCAGGCAAAAATCCCATCTGTTTTTTGCAATGATATGGATGCTTGGCAGAGAACTCACGTTGCCATAGTAAGTAATATAGCCAACGCATTATATAGCTTTAACTGCGATAACTTCAAATTAGGTCATTCATATAAAGGTGTTAAAGATATGGTGTTGGGAATAAAAGAGGGACAAAAAGTGCTTAAAAACAGTGGCATAAAGGTCACACCACAAAAGCTATGGTGGATAGAACTGCCTACTCCAATTTTAACTTTTTTATTTGCTATATTTATGAGGACAACACTCGCAGAAACAACGATGGCAAAGCATTGTATTGTGGCAAAATCTGAAATGATATATTTGCAAGAAGAGTTTGACGAATTGATACGAAAAAGCGGTGTTGAAACGCCCATAATTGATAAGCTAAAGAAAAATCTGTACATGAAAAATGAGCATAGTTAA
- a CDS encoding cytochrome c biogenesis protein CcdA, producing MFEGIVASNSISFILVFLEGILSFFSPCVIPLIPVYMSYLAGGGKRVNEDGMIVYDRKKVFLNTMFFVLGISFAFFILGMSFTILGSFFSNNKLLFTRIGGIIIVILGLFQLEIFDFSFLQKERKIHIELTDKKMNPIIALIMGFTFSFAWTPCIGPALSSVLIMASGATTSLVGNLLVFVYAIGFLIPFLLLGIFTTQALNFIKSKQRLLKYTIKAGGIILIIMGIMIFTGWMNNVSAYLNSYSYNKQSSSQDISDKTDESESKNSSETESLDNNSDEENETSDQFPAFDFTLIDQNGNEHTLSDYKGKVVFLNFWATWCPPCKKEMPDIEALYNEYNLNQSEVVFLGIANPRSEEYPNNQDGEKEEIKTFLHDNGYTFPTLFDETGEVLQNYNISAFPTTFMIDKKGNIFGYVPGMMTKDIMVNIINQTLQSTE from the coding sequence ATGTTTGAGGGAATTGTAGCATCAAATAGTATTAGCTTTATACTTGTATTTTTAGAAGGAATATTGTCCTTTTTTTCACCTTGTGTAATACCACTAATCCCAGTTTATATGAGCTATTTAGCTGGCGGTGGAAAAAGAGTAAATGAAGATGGTATGATTGTATATGACAGGAAAAAAGTATTCCTGAACACAATGTTTTTTGTGTTAGGAATCTCTTTTGCATTCTTTATATTAGGAATGTCCTTTACGATTCTTGGCAGTTTTTTTAGCAACAATAAGCTGCTGTTTACAAGAATAGGCGGAATAATTATTGTTATATTAGGGTTATTTCAGCTTGAAATATTTGATTTTTCGTTTTTACAAAAAGAAAGAAAAATACATATTGAATTGACTGATAAGAAAATGAATCCAATTATAGCCCTTATCATGGGATTCACCTTTAGCTTTGCATGGACACCATGTATTGGACCAGCCCTTTCTTCGGTGCTTATTATGGCATCAGGAGCAACAACTTCATTAGTAGGCAATCTGCTTGTATTTGTTTATGCAATTGGATTTTTAATTCCATTTCTTTTACTTGGAATATTTACGACACAGGCTTTGAATTTTATAAAATCAAAACAAAGACTGTTGAAATATACTATTAAAGCCGGAGGAATAATTCTCATCATCATGGGAATTATGATTTTTACGGGATGGATGAACAATGTATCAGCTTATTTGAATTCTTATAGCTATAATAAGCAAAGCAGTTCACAGGACATATCAGATAAAACAGATGAATCTGAATCTAAAAATAGTTCAGAAACTGAGAGCCTAGATAATAATTCAGATGAAGAAAATGAAACAAGCGATCAATTCCCAGCATTTGATTTCACTTTAATAGATCAAAACGGTAATGAACATACACTTTCTGATTATAAAGGCAAAGTTGTATTTTTAAATTTTTGGGCGACTTGGTGCCCACCCTGTAAAAAGGAAATGCCTGATATAGAGGCACTTTACAATGAGTATAATTTAAATCAGAGCGAAGTGGTATTTTTGGGAATTGCGAATCCTAGAAGTGAAGAGTATCCAAACAATCAGGATGGCGAAAAGGAAGAGATTAAAACTTTTCTACATGATAATGGATATACTTTCCCCACACTATTTGATGAAACAGGAGAAGTGCTACAAAATTATAACATATCGGCATTTCCAACCACCTTTATGATTGATAAGAAAGGAAACATTTTTGGTTATGTTCCTGGTATGATGACCAAAGATATCATGGTTAATATAATTAATCAAACTTTGCAGTCAACAGAATAA
- a CDS encoding GNAT family N-acetyltransferase, with translation MDYEVEVMKASDWSQVAKIYAEGIMTKIATFQSEAPSWEEWDKGHCKSCRLVARTGDIILGWAALSPVSSRCVYAGVAEVSIYINKQYRGQKVGTALLEKLIELSEENGYWTLQSGIIKENTSSLNLHRKCGFREIGYRERLGKMDNGKWHDVVLVERRSKLVG, from the coding sequence ATGGATTATGAAGTTGAAGTGATGAAAGCATCTGACTGGTCACAGGTTGCAAAAATTTATGCAGAAGGAATTATGACCAAAATAGCTACGTTTCAAAGTGAGGCGCCGAGCTGGGAAGAATGGGATAAAGGACATTGCAAATCCTGCCGCCTGGTAGCCAGAACAGGTGACATCATCCTGGGTTGGGCAGCTTTATCACCTGTATCCAGTCGGTGTGTTTATGCTGGAGTTGCAGAAGTAAGCATCTATATCAATAAGCAGTATCGAGGTCAAAAAGTTGGAACAGCGCTTCTGGAAAAATTAATTGAACTCTCAGAAGAAAACGGGTATTGGACCCTGCAATCAGGAATTATTAAAGAGAATACCTCCAGCTTGAATCTACATAGAAAATGTGGCTTTAGGGAAATAGGGTATAGAGAAAGACTTGGTAAAATGGATAATGGAAAATGGCACGATGTAGTATTAGTCGAGCGAAGAAGTAAGCTCGTCGGCTAA
- the arsM gene encoding arsenite methyltransferase — MEKSIQDEIKTYYGGIAKKVSENAKMSCGCKTSCCGDTAKESVLYSEDFTAGIPVEAINASLGCANPLVLANLQPGETVLDLGSGGGIDVLISSKYVGETGKVYGLDMTDEMLELANQNKKKSGAKNVEFIKGYIEDIPMQDETVDVVTSNCVINLSESKEDALGEAYRVLKKGGRLAIADIVQLKPVSDEIRQNIQMWVGCISGALTVEEYEIILKKIGFKEIEITPVNIYTKDVIKEIAVSKKLGNIYSKMDEEALDGAFAGAHVKAYK, encoded by the coding sequence ATGGAAAAGAGTATTCAGGATGAAATTAAAACGTATTATGGCGGTATTGCAAAAAAGGTAAGCGAAAATGCAAAAATGTCCTGTGGATGCAAAACATCATGCTGTGGCGATACAGCGAAAGAATCCGTTTTGTATTCTGAAGATTTTACAGCAGGGATACCTGTTGAAGCAATTAATGCATCTTTAGGGTGTGCCAATCCACTTGTGCTTGCAAATTTGCAGCCGGGTGAAACTGTACTTGACCTGGGCAGCGGCGGAGGTATCGATGTCCTGATCTCATCGAAATATGTAGGTGAAACTGGGAAAGTCTATGGTCTTGATATGACTGATGAAATGTTGGAATTAGCAAATCAGAATAAGAAAAAAAGCGGCGCAAAAAATGTGGAATTCATCAAAGGATATATAGAGGATATTCCTATGCAGGATGAAACCGTTGATGTTGTTACCTCAAATTGCGTAATTAATTTGAGTGAAAGCAAGGAAGATGCCTTGGGAGAGGCTTACCGTGTTCTGAAAAAAGGCGGCAGGCTTGCCATAGCGGATATCGTTCAATTGAAACCTGTTTCAGATGAAATAAGGCAGAACATTCAGATGTGGGTAGGCTGTATTTCAGGTGCATTAACAGTGGAGGAATACGAAATAATTCTGAAAAAGATTGGCTTTAAAGAGATTGAGATCACCCCTGTAAATATCTACACTAAGGATGTTATCAAAGAGATTGCAGTATCTAAAAAATTAGGCAACATTTACTCTAAAATGGATGAAGAAGCATTAGATGGAGCTTTTGCAGGTGCACATGTTAAAGCATATAAATAG
- a CDS encoding MarR family winged helix-turn-helix transcriptional regulator — MINQGSEVLRELIRILVRDLGALEKNDASCCGVSLAQCHAIVEIGRKEKISLVDLASLLGLDKSTMSRTINNLVKSNLVIRDIDMENRRYVIIQLTEKGSSVFRNIEESMDEYYKCIFNSIPENKRSQVIESLQLFKEAVESNNCC, encoded by the coding sequence ATGATAAATCAAGGAAGTGAAGTTTTGCGTGAGTTAATTCGAATACTTGTCAGAGATTTAGGCGCTCTGGAAAAAAACGATGCCTCCTGCTGTGGGGTTAGCTTAGCACAGTGCCATGCCATAGTTGAAATCGGACGAAAAGAAAAGATTTCATTAGTTGACCTGGCAAGCTTGTTGGGCTTAGATAAAAGTACAATGAGCCGAACTATCAATAATCTAGTTAAATCGAACCTGGTTATCCGGGATATAGATATGGAGAACAGACGTTATGTAATTATTCAGTTAACTGAAAAAGGTAGTAGTGTATTCAGAAATATTGAAGAAAGTATGGATGAATATTATAAATGCATCTTCAATTCAATTCCGGAAAACAAAAGGAGCCAAGTGATTGAGAGTTTACAACTTTTTAAAGAAGCTGTCGAAAGTAACAATTGTTGTTAA
- a CDS encoding DHHW family protein, whose translation MKHKIISLSFTGILIAMLLLNSILPAKEVSKSERRKLTQFPTLSWHTIKDGEFIKKYEKYALDQIVFRDYFRTLKTSAGFYLFGLSDQHDIYLQNDHVFKMEYPYRKASVVNMTKKLNSIYEAYLKDMNVYYSVIPDKNYFVRNDDEHLFIDYEDMLNTLNDRVANMKYISLFDILSLDDYYRTDLHWKQESIIKVADKLAATMNPNYNSIDMDYKKTEYYPFYGSYYGQAALPIAPDTLSYLVSETLNNASVFYYDDSVSTPVETEIYDEKNLLGVDSYDVFLSGAKPIVEIYNNNTQADSELIIFRDSFASSLAPLLLDAYSKITLVDLRYISSDMIGDFITFDDQDVLFLYNTSIINNSTMLK comes from the coding sequence ATGAAACATAAGATTATATCACTTTCGTTTACGGGAATATTAATAGCAATGCTTCTTTTAAATAGCATTTTGCCCGCTAAGGAGGTCTCAAAAAGTGAACGTAGAAAGCTAACACAATTTCCTACCTTGTCATGGCATACAATAAAAGACGGTGAGTTTATAAAAAAATATGAAAAATATGCACTTGATCAAATAGTTTTCAGAGATTACTTTAGAACTTTAAAAACATCAGCAGGTTTTTATTTATTTGGCCTTTCTGATCAGCATGATATTTATTTGCAAAATGATCATGTGTTTAAAATGGAATATCCATATCGTAAAGCAAGTGTGGTAAATATGACAAAAAAGCTTAATTCTATTTATGAAGCATACCTTAAGGACATGAATGTATACTACTCTGTAATTCCTGACAAAAATTATTTTGTAAGAAATGATGATGAGCATCTATTCATTGACTATGAAGATATGCTGAATACACTAAATGACAGGGTGGCAAATATGAAATATATATCATTGTTTGATATTCTTTCGTTAGATGATTATTATAGAACTGACTTGCACTGGAAACAAGAAAGCATTATTAAAGTCGCTGATAAACTTGCTGCTACTATGAATCCAAATTATAATTCTATTGATATGGATTATAAAAAGACAGAGTATTATCCTTTTTATGGTTCATACTATGGTCAGGCGGCCTTGCCTATTGCTCCAGACACACTTAGTTATTTAGTTAGCGAGACGCTTAACAACGCTTCTGTATTTTATTATGACGATTCTGTATCAACTCCGGTAGAAACAGAAATATATGATGAAAAAAATTTATTAGGTGTAGATTCTTATGATGTGTTTTTATCTGGAGCTAAACCAATAGTAGAAATATATAATAATAATACTCAGGCAGATAGTGAATTGATAATTTTTAGAGATTCATTTGCAAGTAGTCTAGCGCCGCTTTTACTTGATGCGTACAGTAAGATTACACTTGTAGATTTAAGATATATTAGCTCTGATATGATTGGAGATTTCATAACTTTTGATGATCAAGATGTACTGTTTTTATATAATACTTCAATTATAAACAACAGTACAATGCTTAAGTAA
- a CDS encoding MBOAT family protein produces MVTGIAISVNITLIGLFKYADFTIKNINTLFSTDIPLLKLALPIGISFYTFQAISYIIDVYRREVKAQKNIINLSLYISLFPQLIAGPIVRYQTVNNELAERTHSFADFSYGVRRFIFGLSKKLLIADQIANLWTLATQTNQPSVLYYWLGAIAFSLQIYFDFSGYSDMAIGMGRMFGFHFLENFDHPFCSKSITEFWRRWHISLGSWFRDYLYIPLGGNRQGKLRWIFNLFVVWGLTGFWHGADWNFVLWGLLFGIALMFEKLFMLKVLEKIPSFFSHIYTILIVVLSFVLFNNSIADAATFIKSMIGLTNIPLISAESLYYLHSYFGVLVISIVFSTDIPSAIFRKITINQTFKKIADYIEPVLLIILLLLSVGYLVDSSFQPFLYFRF; encoded by the coding sequence ATGGTTACAGGTATTGCTATTTCTGTGAATATTACACTGATTGGATTATTCAAATATGCGGATTTTACTATTAAGAATATTAATACGTTGTTTTCCACGGATATACCGCTTTTAAAGCTTGCACTTCCAATAGGTATTAGCTTTTATACATTTCAAGCAATCAGCTATATTATAGATGTGTACCGAAGAGAAGTTAAAGCACAAAAGAATATTATAAATTTATCCTTATATATTTCACTTTTTCCACAGCTTATAGCAGGACCAATTGTCCGATATCAAACGGTGAATAATGAGCTTGCTGAACGTACACATAGCTTTGCTGATTTTTCATATGGGGTGCGACGCTTTATATTTGGATTATCCAAAAAGCTGCTTATAGCAGATCAAATTGCAAACTTATGGACACTTGCTACACAAACCAATCAGCCATCTGTATTATATTATTGGTTGGGTGCTATTGCGTTTTCTTTGCAGATATACTTTGATTTTTCTGGATACAGTGATATGGCTATTGGTATGGGTCGTATGTTTGGATTTCATTTTTTGGAAAATTTTGACCATCCATTTTGTTCAAAAAGTATTACTGAATTTTGGCGCAGGTGGCATATTTCCCTGGGAAGTTGGTTTAGAGACTATCTATATATACCTTTAGGCGGAAATCGTCAGGGTAAATTACGATGGATATTTAATTTGTTTGTGGTTTGGGGATTAACTGGTTTTTGGCATGGTGCAGACTGGAATTTTGTTTTATGGGGACTTCTTTTTGGCATAGCATTAATGTTTGAGAAACTTTTCATGTTAAAGGTGCTTGAAAAAATTCCATCTTTTTTCTCACATATATATACCATATTAATTGTTGTTTTAAGCTTTGTACTGTTTAATAACAGCATTGCTGATGCGGCTACATTTATAAAATCCATGATTGGATTGACGAATATTCCATTAATTTCAGCTGAAAGTCTTTATTATTTACACAGCTATTTTGGTGTCTTGGTTATTTCAATAGTTTTTTCTACAGATATTCCAAGCGCCATTTTTCGAAAAATAACTATTAATCAAACTTTTAAAAAGATTGCCGATTATATTGAGCCTGTATTGCTGATTATTCTGCTTTTATTATCTGTAGGATATTTGGTAGATTCCTCATTTCAGCCATTTTTATATTTTAGATTTTAG
- a CDS encoding DUF4358 domain-containing protein, translating to MKKNNILKRIGSLVLLGILAVTVVACSKSEPTTGESGGNPSVNENPLDSESLSSILDKIYEKAGLETPKLAQTEINAENIEYFLGTNNIEYTEGIASEPMMGSFAHSIVLMRAKDGSDVTNIMNDIKTNVDPRKWICVGVEPENVIVDNIGNTIILIMDEMSEEYHNAFLELSK from the coding sequence ATGAAAAAAAATAATATTTTAAAAAGAATAGGATCATTAGTTTTATTAGGTATACTTGCAGTAACTGTAGTGGCTTGTTCAAAAAGTGAACCCACTACTGGAGAATCGGGGGGGAATCCTTCGGTAAATGAGAATCCACTGGACTCAGAATCTTTAAGTTCTATACTTGATAAGATTTATGAAAAGGCAGGGCTTGAAACGCCAAAACTTGCTCAAACAGAAATTAATGCTGAAAATATTGAGTATTTTCTCGGTACAAATAACATTGAGTATACAGAAGGCATTGCATCAGAACCTATGATGGGTTCTTTCGCCCATTCAATTGTATTGATGCGAGCAAAAGATGGAAGTGATGTAACAAATATAATGAATGATATTAAAACAAATGTAGATCCAAGAAAGTGGATTTGTGTTGGGGTTGAGCCTGAAAATGTAATTGTGGATAATATTGGCAATACGATTATTCTTATTATGGATGAAATGTCCGAAGAATATCACAATGCATTTTTAGAACTTTCAAAATAA
- a CDS encoding MATE family efflux transporter produces the protein MENSEQDLTIGSVPKKLIKFAMPLFVANLLQSFYSIVDMLVVGRIVGSTGLAAISNASMISFIINSICIGVTMGGTVLVAQYKGANDEQGQKKTIGTLFTISVIASIIVTVIGLLVYKPVFELLGVPSASMKDACDYMLIICLGTFFVFGYNAVCSIMKGFGDSKSSLYFIAVATVVNIFLDLILVGPFGLGTKGTAYATVFSQGISLIISIVCLRRSGFIFDFKLQSFDIDMDKLIAILKVGLPTAIQMVVVNISYLLITGMLNHFGVSVAAASGIGLKVTTFAGMPCWALGQAVTTMVGQNIGAKNIERVQHTTTIGLRLNIIITLLVVILVQIFAKPIVMLFEPENLGVIQEGVLYLRICCSINSLIYAAMYTFDSFAIGIGAANIAMCNALLDAVIVRLPISWSLAFVLHYGFTGIYIGQALSPILPAIVGTIYFYRKGWRHKKFSHS, from the coding sequence ATGGAAAACTCAGAACAGGATTTAACAATTGGAAGTGTACCAAAAAAACTTATAAAATTTGCAATGCCCTTATTTGTTGCTAATTTGCTCCAATCATTTTACAGCATTGTAGATATGTTGGTTGTTGGTCGAATAGTTGGGAGCACTGGGCTTGCAGCAATCAGCAATGCCTCAATGATTAGCTTTATCATTAACTCAATTTGTATTGGCGTGACAATGGGCGGCACAGTATTAGTTGCTCAGTATAAAGGAGCTAATGATGAACAGGGTCAGAAAAAGACGATAGGAACCTTGTTTACAATATCTGTCATTGCTTCGATTATCGTTACCGTGATAGGGCTACTTGTATATAAGCCCGTGTTTGAACTTCTCGGCGTGCCGTCTGCTTCTATGAAAGACGCTTGCGATTATATGCTGATAATATGTTTAGGAACATTTTTTGTGTTTGGATACAACGCTGTCTGCTCAATTATGAAAGGATTTGGCGACTCAAAAAGTTCACTCTATTTTATTGCAGTGGCTACTGTCGTTAATATTTTTCTTGATTTGATTCTAGTTGGGCCTTTTGGATTGGGGACAAAAGGTACTGCATATGCAACAGTTTTTTCACAAGGCATTTCTCTCATAATTTCAATTGTTTGCTTGCGACGCAGCGGTTTTATTTTTGATTTCAAGTTGCAAAGTTTTGACATTGATATGGACAAACTGATTGCCATTTTGAAAGTAGGATTACCCACTGCAATTCAAATGGTAGTTGTTAATATTTCGTATCTCTTGATTACAGGTATGCTCAATCACTTTGGCGTCTCGGTAGCAGCAGCTTCGGGAATCGGATTAAAAGTAACTACTTTTGCCGGTATGCCTTGTTGGGCGCTTGGTCAAGCGGTTACTACTATGGTAGGACAAAATATAGGAGCGAAAAACATTGAACGTGTTCAACATACTACGACAATAGGACTGCGTTTGAATATAATCATTACTTTACTTGTTGTGATACTTGTACAGATATTTGCAAAACCTATTGTAATGCTTTTTGAACCAGAAAATTTAGGGGTGATTCAAGAAGGCGTTTTATATTTAAGAATATGCTGCTCAATAAACAGTTTGATTTACGCGGCGATGTATACTTTTGACTCCTTTGCTATTGGTATTGGGGCTGCAAACATAGCCATGTGTAATGCACTGTTAGATGCAGTCATTGTACGTTTACCTATAAGCTGGTCGTTAGCTTTTGTACTTCATTATGGTTTTACAGGAATTTATATAGGACAGGCACTTTCTCCGATATTGCCGGCTATCGTTGGTACAATTTATTTTTATCGGAAAGGATGGAGACATAAAAAGTTTTCACATAGTTAA
- a CDS encoding sugar kinase, with protein sequence MKILTFGEIMLRLKSPGHERFFQSPTLEATFGGGEANVAVSLANYGMDVSYMTILPENILGDECLKELRGFGVDVSRIKRGPGRMGIYFLEAGANQLPSKVVYDRDYSAIALAKPGDINWNQVFENIDLFHITGITPAISEGAMELSLESVKYAKSKNITVSCDLNFRKNLWKYGKKAPEVMRELTKYVDVAIGNEEDCQKSLGMELDVEVEGGKIDRNKYERLTSAVLNEYPNLKTIAITLRESVSADINGWSACINDRENFYISKKYEIRDIIDRVGGGDSFAGGLIYGLNKYEDKKEALEFAVAASCLKHSIIGDFNRVSVADVEKLAGGDGSGRVQR encoded by the coding sequence ATGAAAATACTAACTTTTGGAGAAATAATGTTAAGATTAAAATCTCCAGGGCATGAACGGTTTTTCCAAAGCCCAACCCTTGAAGCTACCTTTGGGGGTGGAGAGGCAAATGTTGCAGTTTCACTTGCAAACTATGGTATGGATGTTTCATATATGACAATTCTACCTGAAAATATCTTAGGAGATGAGTGTTTAAAGGAACTTAGAGGTTTTGGAGTTGATGTTTCTAGAATTAAACGTGGTCCAGGACGTATGGGTATTTATTTTTTGGAAGCAGGGGCTAATCAATTACCTAGTAAGGTTGTATATGATAGAGACTATTCTGCAATAGCGTTAGCAAAGCCTGGAGACATAAATTGGAATCAGGTTTTTGAAAATATTGATTTGTTTCATATAACAGGTATTACTCCAGCTATTTCAGAAGGAGCGATGGAACTTTCTTTGGAAAGTGTAAAATATGCAAAATCAAAAAATATAACTGTTTCTTGTGACTTGAACTTCCGTAAAAACTTATGGAAATATGGGAAAAAGGCTCCTGAGGTTATGAGAGAGTTAACTAAGTATGTAGATGTTGCTATTGGAAATGAAGAGGATTGTCAAAAATCCTTAGGCATGGAATTAGATGTTGAAGTTGAAGGTGGAAAGATTGATAGAAATAAATATGAAAGACTTACCTCTGCTGTTTTAAATGAATATCCAAATTTAAAAACAATTGCAATTACACTTAGAGAAAGTGTTAGTGCAGATATAAATGGGTGGAGTGCGTGTATAAACGATAGAGAGAATTTCTATATAAGTAAAAAATATGAAATTCGAGATATTATTGACCGAGTTGGTGGCGGTGATTCTTTTGCAGGGGGATTAATTTATGGCTTAAATAAATATGAAGATAAAAAAGAAGCATTAGAGTTTGCTGTTGCCGCTAGCTGTCTTAAACATTCAATTATTGGTGATTTTAATCGTGTAAGTGTTGCAGACGTAGAAAAACTTGCTGGAGGAGATGGCTCTGGGAGAGTTCAACGATAG
- the eda gene encoding bifunctional 4-hydroxy-2-oxoglutarate aldolase/2-dehydro-3-deoxy-phosphogluconate aldolase, giving the protein MNKLLKRISEYGIVPVIKINDLEKAVPLAKAIMEGGLPLAEVTFRTEHAEEAIKSICKEFPDMLVGAGTVLTIEQVDKAISAGSKFIVSPGFNKKIVSYCISKGITIIPGTSTPSDMEAAMELGLDVVKFFPSEQSGGAAYLKAVGGPYTNLKFIPTGGVNAKNLNEYLSMKNVVACGGTWMVNEDLIKKGDFDVITSLTKEAVKNMLGFELGHIGINCGNEEEARNVAQLFSSLFGFEYKLGNSSIFAGDAVEVMKAPYLGEKGHIAIKTKSVERAMAFLSRKGIKFNLNTKNVDESGFIKAIYFENEIGGFAVHLKK; this is encoded by the coding sequence ATGAATAAATTATTAAAAAGAATATCAGAATATGGAATTGTCCCAGTTATTAAAATCAACGATTTAGAAAAAGCAGTTCCATTAGCAAAAGCGATTATGGAAGGGGGACTTCCATTAGCAGAAGTAACCTTTAGGACAGAACATGCCGAAGAAGCAATCAAAAGTATTTGCAAAGAGTTTCCAGACATGTTAGTTGGTGCTGGAACAGTATTGACTATTGAACAGGTTGATAAAGCTATTTCAGCAGGTTCCAAATTCATTGTTAGTCCTGGATTCAATAAAAAGATTGTAAGCTATTGTATAAGTAAGGGAATTACAATTATTCCAGGAACATCAACTCCAAGCGATATGGAAGCAGCAATGGAATTGGGATTAGATGTTGTTAAGTTTTTTCCTTCAGAACAGAGTGGTGGAGCAGCATATCTAAAAGCGGTTGGTGGTCCATATACAAATCTAAAATTCATACCAACAGGCGGTGTGAATGCAAAAAATCTTAACGAATACCTTTCAATGAAAAATGTTGTTGCGTGTGGTGGAACATGGATGGTTAATGAGGATTTAATTAAAAAAGGTGATTTTGATGTGATTACCTCCCTAACAAAAGAAGCAGTAAAGAACATGCTTGGTTTTGAGCTAGGACATATAGGTATTAACTGCGGAAATGAAGAGGAAGCTAGAAATGTTGCACAACTTTTCTCTAGTTTGTTTGGTTTTGAATATAAATTAGGAAATTCTTCAATTTTTGCAGGAGATGCTGTTGAAGTAATGAAAGCTCCTTACCTTGGTGAAAAAGGACATATTGCAATAAAAACTAAATCAGTAGAAAGGGCGATGGCTTTTCTTAGTAGAAAAGGAATTAAGTTTAATTTAAATACAAAAAATGTTGATGAATCCGGGTTCATTAAAGCAATTTATTTTGAAAACGAAATTGGTGGATTTGCGGTTCATCTAAAAAAATAG